The Vicia villosa cultivar HV-30 ecotype Madison, WI unplaced genomic scaffold, Vvil1.0 ctg.001122F_1_1, whole genome shotgun sequence genome includes a window with the following:
- the LOC131633411 gene encoding uncharacterized protein LOC131633411: MGVGLAFDVVCSRMEVVWEREDGTYMGGVAAVSARAHMWGSASGHLRISRQSLLILKRLLFPLVLHVGIPSDSASQIPANHHLCTWMTMWLGRGMFMGLPM; the protein is encoded by the exons ATGGGAGTGGGACTGGCTTTCGATGTCGTTTGCAGCAGGATGGAAGTGGTTTGGGAGCGTGAAGATGGAACTTACATGGGAGGTGTTGCAGCAG TTTCAGCTAGGGCACATATGTGGGGTTCAGCCTCCGGTCATCTGCGAATATCCAGACAATCCCTTCTAATCCTGAAGCGTCTACTGTTTCCTCTGGTCCTACACGTAGGGATTCCTTCCGACAGCGCAAGCCAAATACCAGCAAACCACCATCTTTGCACGTGGATGACTATGTGGCTAGGGAGAGGAATGTTCATGGGGTTACCAATGTAA
- the LOC131633398 gene encoding probable aquaporin SIP2-1 yields the protein MGRKKLLVSDFALSFMWVCSGVLLKSFIIKNMSFSHSHLAEIVKFSFSIANMFFYAFLSKLFHGGANNPLATLVDAISGDFHNFLFCIGSRIPAQVIGYIVGVKLLIDNIPEVGRGPRLNVNIPLGALTEGILTFVIVIISLGLAATKIRRNFFMKTWISSLIKIILHKVGSGLTGGCMNPASVMGWAYARGDHITKEHFFVYWLAPIEATLLAVWTFKLLVRHMRKDKTCSKRKSD from the coding sequence ATGGGAAGAAAAAAGTTGCTTGTATCAGATTTTGCTCTATCTTTCATGTGGGTATGTTCTGGTGTTCTTCTAAAGTCATTCATAATAAAAAACATGAGTTTTTCTCATTCTCATCTTGCTGAGATTGTGAAGTTTTCTTTTTCCATAGCCAACATGTTCTTTTATGCTTTTCTTTCTAAGCTTTTTCATGGTGGTGCCAACAATCCTCTTGCTACTTTGGTTGATGCTATTTCTGGAGATTTTCATAACTTCCTTTTCTGCATTGGTTCTAGAATTCCTGCTCAGGTGATTGGATACATTGTTGGAGTAAAACTTCTTATCGATAACATTCCTGAAGTAGGACGCGGACCGCGTTTGAATGTTAACATTCCTCTCGGAGCGTTAACGGAAGGAATATTAACATTTGTAATTGTAATTATTTCGCTTGGGCTTGCTGCTACAAAAATTCGAAGAAATTTCTTCATGAAGACTTGGATATCGAGCCTGATCAAGATAATACTTCATAAAGTCGGTTCTGGTCTGACTGGTGGATGTATGAACCCCGCATCTGTAATGGGATGGGCTTATGCTCGAGGGGATCACATAACAAAGGAGCATTTCTTTGTATACTGGCTTGCTCCTATAGAGGCAACTCTTTTAGCAGTATGGACATTCAAATTGCTAGTACGACACATGAGAAAAGATAAGACATGCTCAAAAAGAAAATCTGATTAA
- the LOC131633390 gene encoding cysteine-rich receptor-like protein kinase 8 → MIPKISDFGLARIFELNQDEASTNRIVGTLGYMCPEYAMLGKYSEKSDVYSFGVMVLEIMTGKKNVGSYESCDGVSLLSYVWRQWRDKTPLNILDPNIKGTYSETEVKKCIQIGLLCAQQFPNSRPTITTVISYFNNDFIELPSPQEPAFSFPGQMDAQANPQESSSTQFKNASTALTNNELSITELFPR, encoded by the exons ATGATTCCAAAAATATCAGACTTTGGTCTTGCTAGAATTTTCGAACTAAACCAAGATGAAGCAAGTACAAATAGGATTGTCGGAACATT AGGTTATATGTGTCCAGAATATGCCATGCTGGGAAAATATTCTGAGAAATCTGATGTTTATAGTTTTGGAGTCATGGTTTTAGAAATTATGACAGGAAAGAAAAATGTAGGGTCTTATGAATCCTGTGATGGTGTTAGTCTCCTGAGTTAT GTTTGGAGACAGTGGAGGGATAAAACACCATTAAACATATTAGACCCAAACATTAAAGGAACTTATTCTGAAACTGAAGTCAAAAAGTGTATTCAGATTGGTTTATTATGTGCTCAGCAATTCCCTAACTCAAGACCAACAATCACAAcagtaatttcatattttaaCAACGACTTCATTGAACTACCAAGTCCCCAAGAACCTGCATTTTCTTTCCCTGGTCAAATGGATGCACAAGCCAATCCACAAGAATCAAGTTCTACTCAGTTTAAAAATGCTTCCACAGCTTTGACGAACAATGAATTGTCTATAACTGAATTGTTTCCTCGATAA
- the LOC131633389 gene encoding pentatricopeptide repeat-containing protein At4g33170-like isoform X1, whose amino-acid sequence MFCIKEMAKKEELYTNLLRAYAQDSNFLKGTSIHAHFIKGYIPFTPFLQNHLLNMYIKIRDLTSALQLFDEMPDRNVVSWSVVMAGCIRNGSSSQALSLFSSMHREGVTKPNEFTFVSALQASSLTENETQAYQIYSLVVRSGLESNVFLLNAFLTALVRHGKLTEALRIFETSPIRDIVTWNTMIGGYLQFSCEQIPVFWRYMICKDVRPDEFTFSSGLTGLAAISYLEMGIQVHAELVKSGYGDDICVGNSLVDMYIKNQKLEEGFKAFDEMPNKDVCSWTQMADGCLRWGEPRKALAVIVQMKKMSVEPNKFTLATALNACACLTSLEEGKQFHGLRMKLGSDVDVCVDNALLDMYAKCGCMDSARALFQSMNSRSVISWTTMIMACAQNGQSREALQIFDEMRETSVVPNYITFICVLYACSQGGFVDEGWKYFSSMNNDYGIFPGEDHYICMVSILGRAGLIKEAKELILRMPFQPGVRVWQTLLSACQVHGDVETGKVAAEHAIKHDKNDPSSYVLLSNMLAESSNWDGVVSLRELMEVRNVKKIPGSSWIDIEKI is encoded by the coding sequence ATGTTTTGCATCAAAGAAATGGCCAAAAAGGAAGAGTTATACACAAATCTCTTACGAGCATATGCACAAGACTCAAACTTTCTGAAAGGAACATCAATTCACGCTCATTTCATCAAAGGGTATATCCCTTTTACACCTTTTCTCCAAAACCATTTGCTCAACATGTATATAAAAATCCGGGACCTTACTTCTGCACTCcaactgtttgatgaaatgccagaTAGAAACGTGGTGTCATGGTCTGTTGTCATGGCTGGTTGCATTCGGAATGGCAGTTCTTCACAAGCTCTTTCTTTGTTTTCCAGCATGCACCGTGAGGGAGTCACGAAACCGAATGAGTTTACATTTGTGAGTGCTCTCCAAGCTTCTTCGTTAACCGAGAATGAGACGCAGGCTTACCAGATTTATTCGTTAGTGGTTCGGTCAGGACTTGAGTCTAATGTATTTTTGCTGAACGCGTTTTTGACAGCTTTAGTTAGGCATGGTAAATTGACAGAAGCCTTGCGAATTTTTGAGACGAGTCCTATTAGAGATATTGTGACATGGAATACTATGATAGGGGGTTACTTGCAGTTTTCTTGTGAACAGATTCCGGTATTTTGGCGCTACATGATTTGTAAGGATGTGAGGCCGGACGAGTTCACTTTTTCCAGTGGTTTAACGGGGTTGGCTGCCATCTCCTATCTTGAAATGGGAATACAGGTTCATGCAGAGCTTGTTAAAAGTGGTTATGGGGATGATATCTGTGTAGGGAACTCTTTAGTTGACATGtatataaaaaatcaaaagttgGAGGAGGGTTTCAAAGCTTTTGATGAGATGCCTAACAAAGATGTATGCTCTTGGACACAAATGGCGGATGGATGTTTACGGTGGGGGGAACCAAGAAAGGCGCTTGCGGTCATTgtacaaatgaagaaaatgagtgTTGAGCCAAATAAATTTACCTTGGCAACTGCTCTAAATGCTTGTGCTTGTTTGACTTCATTGGAGGAAGGGAAACAGTTTCATGGCTTGAGGATGAAACTTGGAAGTGACGTTGATGTTTGTGTTGATAATGCTCTTCTTGATATGTATGCAAAATGTGGATGCATGGATAGTGCACGGGCACTTTTTCAATCGATGAATTCTCGTTCTGTTATCTCATGGACAACAATGATAATGGCGTGTGCACAAAATGGTCAATCTAGAGAAGCTCTTCAAATTTTTGATGAAATGAGGGAAACGAGTGTAGTACCAAATTACATCACATTCATTTGTGTTCTTTATGCATGTAGTCAAGGTGGGTTTGTTGATGAAGGGTGGAAGTATTTTTCCTCCATGAATAATGACTACGGAATCTTTCCCGGAGAAGATCACTACATTTGCATGGTAAGTATCCTAGGTCGGGCCGGGCTTATCAAAGAAGCTAAGGAGTTAATCTTACGAATGCCATTTCAACCTGGTGTGCGAGTTTGGCAAACATTGCTAAGTGCTTGTCAGGTTCACGGGGATGTAGAAACCGGGAAAGTTGCAGCAGAACATGCcataaaacatgacaaaaatgaCCCGTCATCCTATGTATTATTGTCTAACATGTTAGCTGAATCAAGCAATTGGGATGGTGTGGTGAGTCTGAGAGAACTAATGGAGGTAAGGAATGTAAAGAAAATACCAGGATCCAGTTGGATTGATATTGAAAAGATTTAA
- the LOC131633389 gene encoding pentatricopeptide repeat-containing protein At4g33170-like isoform X2 has translation MFCIKEMAKKEELYTNLLRAYAQDSNFLKGTSIHAHFIKGYIPFTPFLQNHLLNMYIKIRDLTSALQLFDEMPDRNVVSWSVVMAGCIRNGSSSQALSLFSSMHREGVTKPNEFTFVSALQASSLTENETQAYQIYSLVVRSGLESNVFLLNAFLTALVRHGKLTEALRIFETSPIRDIVTWNTMIGGYLQFSCEQIPVFWRYMICKDVRPDEFTFSSGLTGLAAISYLEMGIQVHAELVKSGYGDDICVGNSLVDMYIKNQKLEEGFKAFDEMPNKDVCSWTQMADGCLRWGEPRKALAVIVQMKKMSVEPNKFTLATALNACACLTSLEEGKQFHGLRMKLGSDVDVCVDNALLDMYAKCGCMDSARALFQSMNSRSVISWTTMIMACAQNGQSREALQIFDEMRETSVVPNYITFICVLYACSQGGFVDEGWKYFSSMNNDYGIFPGEDHYICMVSILGRAGLIKEAKELILRMPFQPGVRVWQTLLSACQVHGDVETGKVAAEHAIKHDKNDPSSYVLLSNMLAESSNWDGVVSLRELMEATRTLSPVSVS, from the coding sequence ATGTTTTGCATCAAAGAAATGGCCAAAAAGGAAGAGTTATACACAAATCTCTTACGAGCATATGCACAAGACTCAAACTTTCTGAAAGGAACATCAATTCACGCTCATTTCATCAAAGGGTATATCCCTTTTACACCTTTTCTCCAAAACCATTTGCTCAACATGTATATAAAAATCCGGGACCTTACTTCTGCACTCcaactgtttgatgaaatgccagaTAGAAACGTGGTGTCATGGTCTGTTGTCATGGCTGGTTGCATTCGGAATGGCAGTTCTTCACAAGCTCTTTCTTTGTTTTCCAGCATGCACCGTGAGGGAGTCACGAAACCGAATGAGTTTACATTTGTGAGTGCTCTCCAAGCTTCTTCGTTAACCGAGAATGAGACGCAGGCTTACCAGATTTATTCGTTAGTGGTTCGGTCAGGACTTGAGTCTAATGTATTTTTGCTGAACGCGTTTTTGACAGCTTTAGTTAGGCATGGTAAATTGACAGAAGCCTTGCGAATTTTTGAGACGAGTCCTATTAGAGATATTGTGACATGGAATACTATGATAGGGGGTTACTTGCAGTTTTCTTGTGAACAGATTCCGGTATTTTGGCGCTACATGATTTGTAAGGATGTGAGGCCGGACGAGTTCACTTTTTCCAGTGGTTTAACGGGGTTGGCTGCCATCTCCTATCTTGAAATGGGAATACAGGTTCATGCAGAGCTTGTTAAAAGTGGTTATGGGGATGATATCTGTGTAGGGAACTCTTTAGTTGACATGtatataaaaaatcaaaagttgGAGGAGGGTTTCAAAGCTTTTGATGAGATGCCTAACAAAGATGTATGCTCTTGGACACAAATGGCGGATGGATGTTTACGGTGGGGGGAACCAAGAAAGGCGCTTGCGGTCATTgtacaaatgaagaaaatgagtgTTGAGCCAAATAAATTTACCTTGGCAACTGCTCTAAATGCTTGTGCTTGTTTGACTTCATTGGAGGAAGGGAAACAGTTTCATGGCTTGAGGATGAAACTTGGAAGTGACGTTGATGTTTGTGTTGATAATGCTCTTCTTGATATGTATGCAAAATGTGGATGCATGGATAGTGCACGGGCACTTTTTCAATCGATGAATTCTCGTTCTGTTATCTCATGGACAACAATGATAATGGCGTGTGCACAAAATGGTCAATCTAGAGAAGCTCTTCAAATTTTTGATGAAATGAGGGAAACGAGTGTAGTACCAAATTACATCACATTCATTTGTGTTCTTTATGCATGTAGTCAAGGTGGGTTTGTTGATGAAGGGTGGAAGTATTTTTCCTCCATGAATAATGACTACGGAATCTTTCCCGGAGAAGATCACTACATTTGCATGGTAAGTATCCTAGGTCGGGCCGGGCTTATCAAAGAAGCTAAGGAGTTAATCTTACGAATGCCATTTCAACCTGGTGTGCGAGTTTGGCAAACATTGCTAAGTGCTTGTCAGGTTCACGGGGATGTAGAAACCGGGAAAGTTGCAGCAGAACATGCcataaaacatgacaaaaatgaCCCGTCATCCTATGTATTATTGTCTAACATGTTAGCTGAATCAAGCAATTGGGATGGTGTGGTGAGTCTGAGAGAACTAATGGAG
- the LOC131633389 gene encoding putative pentatricopeptide repeat-containing protein At3g15130 isoform X3 has product MAGCIRNGSSSQALSLFSSMHREGVTKPNEFTFVSALQASSLTENETQAYQIYSLVVRSGLESNVFLLNAFLTALVRHGKLTEALRIFETSPIRDIVTWNTMIGGYLQFSCEQIPVFWRYMICKDVRPDEFTFSSGLTGLAAISYLEMGIQVHAELVKSGYGDDICVGNSLVDMYIKNQKLEEGFKAFDEMPNKDVCSWTQMADGCLRWGEPRKALAVIVQMKKMSVEPNKFTLATALNACACLTSLEEGKQFHGLRMKLGSDVDVCVDNALLDMYAKCGCMDSARALFQSMNSRSVISWTTMIMACAQNGQSREALQIFDEMRETSVVPNYITFICVLYACSQGGFVDEGWKYFSSMNNDYGIFPGEDHYICMVSILGRAGLIKEAKELILRMPFQPGVRVWQTLLSACQVHGDVETGKVAAEHAIKHDKNDPSSYVLLSNMLAESSNWDGVVSLRELMEVRNVKKIPGSSWIDIEKI; this is encoded by the coding sequence ATGGCTGGTTGCATTCGGAATGGCAGTTCTTCACAAGCTCTTTCTTTGTTTTCCAGCATGCACCGTGAGGGAGTCACGAAACCGAATGAGTTTACATTTGTGAGTGCTCTCCAAGCTTCTTCGTTAACCGAGAATGAGACGCAGGCTTACCAGATTTATTCGTTAGTGGTTCGGTCAGGACTTGAGTCTAATGTATTTTTGCTGAACGCGTTTTTGACAGCTTTAGTTAGGCATGGTAAATTGACAGAAGCCTTGCGAATTTTTGAGACGAGTCCTATTAGAGATATTGTGACATGGAATACTATGATAGGGGGTTACTTGCAGTTTTCTTGTGAACAGATTCCGGTATTTTGGCGCTACATGATTTGTAAGGATGTGAGGCCGGACGAGTTCACTTTTTCCAGTGGTTTAACGGGGTTGGCTGCCATCTCCTATCTTGAAATGGGAATACAGGTTCATGCAGAGCTTGTTAAAAGTGGTTATGGGGATGATATCTGTGTAGGGAACTCTTTAGTTGACATGtatataaaaaatcaaaagttgGAGGAGGGTTTCAAAGCTTTTGATGAGATGCCTAACAAAGATGTATGCTCTTGGACACAAATGGCGGATGGATGTTTACGGTGGGGGGAACCAAGAAAGGCGCTTGCGGTCATTgtacaaatgaagaaaatgagtgTTGAGCCAAATAAATTTACCTTGGCAACTGCTCTAAATGCTTGTGCTTGTTTGACTTCATTGGAGGAAGGGAAACAGTTTCATGGCTTGAGGATGAAACTTGGAAGTGACGTTGATGTTTGTGTTGATAATGCTCTTCTTGATATGTATGCAAAATGTGGATGCATGGATAGTGCACGGGCACTTTTTCAATCGATGAATTCTCGTTCTGTTATCTCATGGACAACAATGATAATGGCGTGTGCACAAAATGGTCAATCTAGAGAAGCTCTTCAAATTTTTGATGAAATGAGGGAAACGAGTGTAGTACCAAATTACATCACATTCATTTGTGTTCTTTATGCATGTAGTCAAGGTGGGTTTGTTGATGAAGGGTGGAAGTATTTTTCCTCCATGAATAATGACTACGGAATCTTTCCCGGAGAAGATCACTACATTTGCATGGTAAGTATCCTAGGTCGGGCCGGGCTTATCAAAGAAGCTAAGGAGTTAATCTTACGAATGCCATTTCAACCTGGTGTGCGAGTTTGGCAAACATTGCTAAGTGCTTGTCAGGTTCACGGGGATGTAGAAACCGGGAAAGTTGCAGCAGAACATGCcataaaacatgacaaaaatgaCCCGTCATCCTATGTATTATTGTCTAACATGTTAGCTGAATCAAGCAATTGGGATGGTGTGGTGAGTCTGAGAGAACTAATGGAGGTAAGGAATGTAAAGAAAATACCAGGATCCAGTTGGATTGATATTGAAAAGATTTAA